The sequence below is a genomic window from Acetobacteroides hydrogenigenes.
ACGCGCAACCGGACCACATGCCCCAAAGCTGATGACATCCTCTAAGCTAATTCGTCCGATTCCTTTCAAACGGCTTTGAACAATAACGTTGTTGGTGTACAGCTGGTCGAACTCGGGAAGGTTCTTCTTAAACTGCTCGATCCAACGCTTCACATCTTTCACAAAGTTAGGATGTATATCCTGAAGAACACCTCCTGGGGTAATGTAGCTCATGGTAAGGCGGTTCCCGGTCGATTCTTCGAAGATTTCGAGGATGGTTTCGCGCTCGCGGAAGCCGAGAAAGAATGGAGTTACGGCTCCCATGTCCAAACCAAGACATCCCCACCATAGCTGGTGCGAAGCAAGGCGTTGCAGCTCGGCCATTATAATACGTATGGCCTGAGCACGGGCTGGAACCTCGATTTGCATACCCTTTTCAACGGCTAGTGATACTGCCTGGTTGTTCATGTGAGCCGAGAGGTAGTCCATACGGCTGGTAAGGTGAACGCACTGCTTATAGGTTAGCGCCTCGTTCATTTTTTCGATACCACGGTGGATATACCCTAGATTAGGTTCTACGTCAACAACCGTTTCGCCATTAAGCCTCATCTTTAGGTGAAGTACACCGTGGGTAGAGGGGTGCTGCGGCCCAATGTTGATGACAAAACTTTGCTCGTCTTCAGACTCTGAAAAATGTTTAATGATCTCCATAGGGTTACAGCGATATCATATGTTCATCGGTATAATCTTTACGTAGCGGATATCCTGGCCAATCTTCGCCAAGCATAAAGCGGCGAAGGTGGGGATGGCCGTTAAAACGGATACCAAAAAGGTCGAAAATCTCGTTTTCGAAGAATTCGGCTCCAGCCCAAAGCGATATGGCTGAGTCTACCTCTGCATTGTCGCGATCTTCGAGCTTTACTTTAAGTACCATGTCGTGCTTGTGAGGGTAGGAGTGTAGGTGGTAAACCACCTCGAAGTAGGTTTTACGATCTACGGCTGTTTCGCACATTAGAAAGTTAAACAGTGTGGCGTCGTCGTTCTTAAGGCGCGAAAGCACCTTTACGAGGTCTTCCTTTGGAACCCATAGTAGCGGAAAATCGAACGTATCCTCTACCGTATACTGTGGGAACGTTCTGGTAAGGTAGTCCTTTAGCTCTTCTCTACTCATCGTCCTGTTTCTTTTTGGGTTTGTCTATTACGTAGGCTCTCGACTTCATGATCTTCGCCTGAAGGGCCATCATCCCTTCTAGTAAAGCCTCGGGGCGTGGTGGGCATCCGGGAATGTAAACATCAACCGGAATTACGTTGTCGACACCTTTTACTACCGAGTAGGAGTTGTAAAAGAATGGTCCGCCTGATACGGCGCAGGCACCCATGGCAATAACGTACTTGGGCTCTGCCATTTGGTCGTAAAGTCGCTTTAGTACGGGGGCCATTTTGTAGGTAATGGTTCCTGCTACGATAATCAGGTCGGCCTGGCGTGGGGTAGCGCGTGCCACCTCGAATCCGAATCGCGACCAGTCGTACTTGGCCGATGCTGCCGACATCATTTCGATGGCGCAGCAGCTTGTCCCGAAGGTAAGCGGCCATAGCGAGTTGCTACGAGCCCAGTTGGCCAGCTTGTCAACCGTGGTAACCAAGAAGTTGGTTTTTCCTGTTTCGTCGGCATAAACCTCGCCGGGGAAATCAGGTTTTTGAGTTACATCCATTGTAGCGCTTTCTTTTTATAGGCATATAGCAGCCCGAGAAACAGTACGAGCACAAAAAAGAGCATCTCTACGAGCGCCACAACGCCTACGCTCCTAAAGGCCACAGCCCAAGGGTACATAAACGCGATCTCGACATCGAAGAGCAAAAAGACAAGGGCAAAGAGATAGTAACCAACATGGAACTGAATCCATGTGGCTCCCTCGGTTTGGATACCGCACTCGTAGGCCTCTTCCTTTAGGGGATTTGGCTTTTTAACCGACATTGCTTTACCCAGCCCAATAGCCAAAGCAGCGAAGAATAGGCCGCAGAACATTAGCAAAAGGAGTGATACACTTCCCATATATAAGCCTTAATTATAGTGTTGAAATAGAAATACAAGCATCACATCCACCGAATGCCTGCCGCATGCAGTGGATCATCGATGGTTAGTGCCAAGGTGATTAAAAAACAGATGCGTTAGCGCATCTCTAAACAGGAGGAGAAAATGTGTAGCCAAATAGCGTTGCTTGCATAAGCATCGAGTTTAAATTAGTAATCAAATTTTGGCTTTTAGAATTGGCGCAAAATTAAACGGTTTATTCTGTTTTGCAATAAAAATATTACTTTATATAAAGTCTGTTATGGTGGAACAATAGGGATAAAAAATGTCTTTAAACACCATGATTTGATGGTAGATGAAGTTGTGAATAAAATAACAAGAATTTGTTGTTAACACTATATTGAACAACTTAGCTTGTTGTGGTGTTTGTTGTTAACTGTCATATAATCAGTGAGGCTATGCAAATCAAAACATATAAACAAGGTTAACTTTGGGCTTTTTTTGTGTGACTTTTTCTGTGATAAAGTTAACACTAACGATTATGTGAAAATTTACACAAATAGAGGTAATAATTATATTTTATTTAGGGTTTATTTTACGCTTTTGCCGATTTGTAATTATCTGTAATGTTCTTTTTGGGTATTTTTAATTTGAAATAGTCGAAAGCTAGCATTGGAAATATTGTTCGAAAATCTGTAGCCTCTCATTTTATGCTGAAGCTTTGTGGTAGACTTCTTATCTGCACTTACGGCATTCGTCCCAGCCGGTATTTACATGCCATCATCAGCAGCATTGGGCAAGGGTGTAGATTTTGGAACATATAAAAAGGTGTATGCTGTAGCTATTGTGTTGCCCGTCCAAGGCGGCGTTTGATTTTCAGAAGTAGATAAGTTACTGCCGTTCGAACTAAATCAGCATTAGGCTTACTTAAGGCATTTAACGTATTATAAATAAACATATATTTACACGGGGAAATAATCTGTTGTGTGAGCTAATGGGAGCTGTAAACCTTATTAATTCTTGGAATATGAAATCAAGAACATGTCCAAATTGCGGCTACAAGTATTCGCTCTCCGAATACTACCGTAAGGTGATCTTCAACTTTTCCGGCTCGACTTGGAATTGTAGCAAATGCGGTTCAGAATTGGCTGTTAACAGCGGGAAGCGACTAATTCTTATCGCGGTGGGTATTCTTCCTATATTCTTCAACTATTTTATAGTGGAAGGGATTATGAGCTACCTACAAGTTTCAATTGTGCTTGGATGTATCGTGTTTGGCGTTACCTTTCTACTTTGGTATTTTTTTGTTACCAGCTTCGAGGGGTTTGTGCTGACAAAGGAGCGCGAGTAGCCGCTAGTCTGTTGTCGATAGCGCGCTTTGGGATTAGGTGGCGCTCATTTTTACCCACTTGATTTGCAAAAGGTGTAATTCGAGAAGTAGGAGATGAACTGTAGCGGGCATCACGAGCCCTCTTTTTGGCTACTTTTGTGCATCCGTGAGGATTGACCATTCGTTGCTGAAAAAACTACGGAAATGACAGAGCTTACAGAACAACAGCTAACCCTTTTTACCCCCTATAGCATAACATCGGCCGACACCGACATGAACGCCCGCCTTCGCTTGGGCGCAATGGTAAACCTGCTGATTCAATCGGCCATCGGCTCGGCCGAGAGGCTTGGATTTGGCTTTGGCGACCTTAGCCAGCAGCATCTCTTCTGGGTACTTAGGAATCTTACCGTCGAAATTTACCGCCCCGTTAGCTGGAGCGAGGAATTGGTGGTGGAAACCTGGCCAAAGGATATAGAGGGGATACTTTACCTCCGCGATTTTGTGGTGCGCGACCGAAAGGGTGGGGTGGTTGCCCGAGCAACTTCGGGCTGGCTGGCCATCGACCGTACCTCTAAGCGCCCCAAGCGCTTTAATCCCGAGCAAATGCAGTATTTTACTCACCTTCGCGAGAAGCACGCGCTGGGATACAGCCCCGAGCGGCTTAACGAGGTTTCTGGTTGCGACGAGTTCTTTGTTACCCCAACCTTTTTCGATATCGACCTGAACCGTCACGTAACCTCCACCCGCTACATCGATTGGATGGTGGACACCCTGCCTCTCGAGTTCCTGCTCGAGCGAAATCCGGTAAGGCTTTCGATCAACTACCTAAAGGAAACGATGCTCGGCAGCTCCATAAAGCTGGTGCGCTGCACCAAAGAGCCCAGCATCTTCGAATTCGAGGGGATTAACGAGACGGCTGGCGCTTCGGCATTCCGCGGAAGGATCGAGTACGCTTCGATTTAGGATTTTTGCGGCTGCAGAATTCCCGCGTAGTGCTCAACTCTATTTCAACAACTATAGACAGCTTGGATAGACCCGGCTATGGGCTAAGGCGTCTGCCAAACGAAGCTAGAGGATGCTTTTTGAATGGTCGACCCTGCAAAGAGCAGCCTGCACCCTGCAAAGAGCAGGGTACACCTTCCAAATTGCAGGGTCGAGAACGTAAAAAGCAGGGTACACCCTGCAAAAAGCAGCCTGTACCCTGCAAAGAGCAGGGTGAACCTTGCAAATTGCAGGGTGCAGGATGTAAAAAGCAGCCTAAACCCTGCCTTTTTTGACGATGTGCCTACAGCTTTCTCCTTGTTCTACAGCGGCAGGTAGCGCTTCTCCCCCTTCTCGAAGTAGCAGATGCGCGTATAGCCCACCGCCCTAAGCATCGCAGCGGCTTCGTCGAAGAATTGCCCGACGTTGTCGCGGTGGTGGGCATCGGAGCCGAGGGTGACGTCTACGCCCAGCTGGTGGTACAGCTCAACGATGGTGCGGTGGGGGTAGAAGTCGTTGCAGGGCTTAATCCTGCCGTTGGTGTTGATCTCGTAGGCCATATTCTTGGCCTTTATCTTCTGCCCAATGCTTAGGTATTTTTCGGTAAGGTCGATGCTGCTGTAGTGGCCGTACTTTTTGGGCAGATCAAGATGGCCAACGATG
It includes:
- a CDS encoding NADH-quinone oxidoreductase subunit A, translating into MGSVSLLLLMFCGLFFAALAIGLGKAMSVKKPNPLKEEAYECGIQTEGATWIQFHVGYYLFALVFLLFDVEIAFMYPWAVAFRSVGVVALVEMLFFVLVLFLGLLYAYKKKALQWM
- a CDS encoding acyl-[acyl-carrier-protein] thioesterase, producing MTELTEQQLTLFTPYSITSADTDMNARLRLGAMVNLLIQSAIGSAERLGFGFGDLSQQHLFWVLRNLTVEIYRPVSWSEELVVETWPKDIEGILYLRDFVVRDRKGGVVARATSGWLAIDRTSKRPKRFNPEQMQYFTHLREKHALGYSPERLNEVSGCDEFFVTPTFFDIDLNRHVTSTRYIDWMVDTLPLEFLLERNPVRLSINYLKETMLGSSIKLVRCTKEPSIFEFEGINETAGASAFRGRIEYASI
- a CDS encoding NADH-quinone oxidoreductase subunit D; the protein is MEIIKHFSESEDEQSFVINIGPQHPSTHGVLHLKMRLNGETVVDVEPNLGYIHRGIEKMNEALTYKQCVHLTSRMDYLSAHMNNQAVSLAVEKGMQIEVPARAQAIRIIMAELQRLASHQLWWGCLGLDMGAVTPFFLGFRERETILEIFEESTGNRLTMSYITPGGVLQDIHPNFVKDVKRWIEQFKKNLPEFDQLYTNNVIVQSRLKGIGRISLEDVISFGACGPVARASGLACDVRKRFPYDGYDKLQFEEIIYKGGDCWDRYMVRMDEMKQSISIIEQLIDNIPSGPYREKLKGVPKVPEGEYYQRVETARGELGVYLVSDGGSKPYRLKYRTPNFANLSALRKMFIGQKIGDMIAIMSTLDLIIPDIDR
- a CDS encoding NADH-quinone oxidoreductase subunit C, with protein sequence MSREELKDYLTRTFPQYTVEDTFDFPLLWVPKEDLVKVLSRLKNDDATLFNFLMCETAVDRKTYFEVVYHLHSYPHKHDMVLKVKLEDRDNAEVDSAISLWAGAEFFENEIFDLFGIRFNGHPHLRRFMLGEDWPGYPLRKDYTDEHMISL
- a CDS encoding transcription initiation factor IIE subunit alpha family protein; this translates as MKSRTCPNCGYKYSLSEYYRKVIFNFSGSTWNCSKCGSELAVNSGKRLILIAVGILPIFFNYFIVEGIMSYLQVSIVLGCIVFGVTFLLWYFFVTSFEGFVLTKERE
- a CDS encoding NADH-quinone oxidoreductase subunit B; protein product: MDVTQKPDFPGEVYADETGKTNFLVTTVDKLANWARSNSLWPLTFGTSCCAIEMMSAASAKYDWSRFGFEVARATPRQADLIIVAGTITYKMAPVLKRLYDQMAEPKYVIAMGACAVSGGPFFYNSYSVVKGVDNVIPVDVYIPGCPPRPEALLEGMMALQAKIMKSRAYVIDKPKKKQDDE